Proteins encoded together in one Microcebus murinus isolate Inina chromosome 18, M.murinus_Inina_mat1.0, whole genome shotgun sequence window:
- the LOC105861736 gene encoding intercellular adhesion molecule 5, producing the protein MKMLLFDVWALMVLIPCPGATEELFEVSVWPNQALVEYGQSLVVNCSTTCPEPGPSGIETFLKKTQVGKGPQWKEFLLEDVTKNSVLQCFFSCAGIQKDISLGITVYEPPKEVILELQPAWVAVDEAFTVTCHVPSVAPLENLTLTLLQGNQELYRKNFVSLAVTSQRAEVTISVRAQRENDGGNFSCRAELDLSSQGGSLFQGSSLIKVLRIFEFSESPQIWVSSLVEVGMAEYVSCEVARVFPAKEVMFHMFLGDQELSLFLSWEEDTAWANATVRAMETGDQELSCLVSLGPVEQKARKPVHVYSFPPPILELEEPYPLAGTDINVTCSGHVLTSPSPTLRLQGAPNLPDPGKPVWLFLTAREEDDGRNFSCEASLEVEGQQLIKTTVIQLHVLYKPRLEESDCPGNQTWVEGMEQMLACLPKGNPAPVLVCTWNGVIFNLQVPQKATQNHTGTYCCTAFNQLGSVSKDIAVVVQGLDKGVSSTIFIIIIVILGVGLITVALYLNCKRERRKLPYGQKEKNKEEESQFAVQQAEKYNSHNC; encoded by the exons ATGAAAATGCTTCTGTTTGATGTTTGGGCCCTGATGGTCTTGATCCCTTGCCCAG GGGCCACAGAAGAGCTATTTGAGGTTTCTGTTTGGCCAAATCAGGCCCTGGTGGAGTATGGACAGTCCCTAGTGGTCAACTGCAGCACCACCTGTCCAGAGCCAGGACCCAGTGGAATTGAGACCTTCTTAAAGAAAACCCAAGTGGGCAAAGGGCCTCAGTGGAAAGAGTTTCTCCTGGAGGATGTCACAAAGAATTCTGTCCTGCAGTGCTTCTTCTCTTGTGCAGGGATCCAAAAGGACATAAGCCTTGGCATCACTGTGTATG AACCACCAAAGGAGGTGATCCTGGAGCTGCAGCCTGCATGGGTGGCCGTGGATGAAGCCTTTACAGTGACATGCCATGTGCCCAGTGTAGCACCCTTGGAGAACCTCACCCTTACCCTTCTCCAGGGTAACCAAGAACTGTATAGAAAGAACTTTGTGAGCTTGGCTGTGACCTCCCAAAGAGCTGAAGTCACCATCAGTGTCAGAGCCCAAAGGGAGAATGACGGGGGCAATTTCTCCTGCCGCGCAGAACTGGACTTGAGTTCACAAGGTGGAAGTCTCTTTCAAGGCAGCTCACTCATCAAAGTACTCCGGATTTTTG AATTCTCTGAGAGCCCCCAGATCTGGGTCTCTTCACTTGTGGAGGTTGGAATGGCAGAGTATGTGAGCTGTGAGGTGGCTAGGGTGTTTCCTGCCAAAGAAGTTATGTTCCACATGTTTCTGGGAGATCAGGAGCTGAGCCTCTTCCTCTCCTGGGAGGAGGACACAGCATGGGCCAATGCCACTGTTCGGGCAATGGAGACGGGTGATCAGGAGCTGTCCTGCCTTGTATCTCTGGGTCCAGTGGAGCAGAAAGCAAGAAAGCCAGTGCATGTCTACA GTTTCCCTCCACCAATCCTGGAGCTAGAAGAACCATACCCACTGGCAGGGACAGACATTAATGTGACCTGCTCGGGGCATGTATTAACATCACCCAGCCCTACTCTTCGGCTTCAGGGAGCCCCAAATCTCCCTGACCCTGGGAAGCCTGTTTGGCTTTTTCTTACTGCCAGAGAGGAAGATGATGGCCGAAATTTCTCCTGTGAGGCCTCTTTGGAGGTGGAGGGTCAGCAGTTGATTAAAACCACTGTGATTCAGCTCCATGTCTTAT ACAAGCCACGGTTAGAGGAATCTGATTGCCCTGGCAACCAGACATGGGTAGAAGGGATGGAGCAGATGCTTGCCTGCCTCCCAAAGGGAAACCCAGCTCCAGTCTTGGTGTGTACCTGGAATGGGGTCATCTTCAACCTTCAAGTGCCACAGAAGGCAACCCAGAACCACACTGGAACCTACTGCTGCACGGCCTTTAACCAGCTGGGCTCTGTTAGCAAAGACATTGCTGTTGTCGTTCAAG GACTGGATAAAGGAGTCAGCTCTACCATCTTCATCATTATTATCGTCATCCTTGGAGTGGGTTTAATCACTGTAGCGCTATATTTGAACTgcaaaagagagaggaggaaattgCCCTATGggcagaaagagaagaacaaagaggAGGAAAGCCAGTTTGCTGTTCAACAAGCAGAAAAGTACAACTCACATAATTGTTGA